From Butyricimonas paravirosa, one genomic window encodes:
- the nrdG gene encoding anaerobic ribonucleoside-triphosphate reductase activating protein, producing MTNTITLLDIIEDTVVDGPGFRVSVYAAGCTHHCPGCHNPQSWNLRNGHPVSLDYIVAKITNNPFSDVTFSGGDPLFQVEGFTQLAKRLKIITSKNIWCYTGFRYEEIINSRRLSQILPYIDVLVDGRFDPAKRKEGLLFRGSSNQRLINVPASLHSEKVILWEYNPYPQYV from the coding sequence ATGACTAACACGATTACATTATTGGACATTATTGAAGACACCGTTGTTGACGGACCCGGATTCCGGGTGTCCGTCTACGCGGCGGGTTGTACTCATCATTGCCCGGGTTGCCATAACCCACAATCCTGGAACTTACGAAACGGCCATCCTGTTTCTTTGGATTATATTGTAGCGAAAATCACAAACAATCCTTTCTCCGACGTAACATTCAGTGGGGGAGATCCGCTATTTCAAGTAGAAGGATTCACACAATTGGCCAAACGACTGAAAATCATTACATCCAAAAATATCTGGTGCTACACGGGTTTCCGCTACGAGGAAATTATTAATTCCAGACGACTTTCCCAAATTCTACCTTACATAGATGTTTTAGTCGACGGACGATTTGATCCGGCCAAACGAAAGGAAGGTCTGCTCTTTCGAGGAAGTTCCAACCAAAGATTGATAAACGTTCCAGCCTCTCTTCATTCGGAAAAAGTAATTCTCTGGGAATATAACCCGTATCCCCAATACGTTTAA